The Vigna unguiculata cultivar IT97K-499-35 chromosome 1, ASM411807v1, whole genome shotgun sequence nucleotide sequence AAGGGTGCAGGCAGTTTTGTGTGGACAATCACCTGAAGGAAGGAGACAGAGTTGTGTTTGAGGTTGACCATGTTCAGAAACATTGCATAATTGAGGTTTTCATCAATGGATGCAATTGTGATGTGGCAAAGTCCATCAATTTAGagtaattttataatgttgTATCTATCATTCTGTTGTTTCAACAATTATCTTATCAAATAAAGTTGATTACTTGTTCCCACCTATTGGATCCgtatatttatgtaattagaTTTATGTTACATACCTCATTCCTTATTGATTCATTTAGAGAATGATTAATTAACATTACCCATTTCCGATTGAAGTACTATTGCTTCAACAGATAGaccaattcaaatacaattaaCGAAACTAAGTGGATTTAAAAAGTGTGGGTGGTAAGGACACTGTAACTGGGGAGTTGGACCACAGTTTATGAAAATAGCTGCATTACAACGAACTGAATAAACATCAGACGCCGATGTGGGGAGTAAGGATGGTGTGCGTGGGGAGTTCAACCAAAGTTTTCTCAACAAAAGTGCAGCATatacaaaaacaagaaaataagcAAAGTTTTGTCAACAAAATTGCAGCAgatagaaagagaagaaaataaaatgtggtCAACCATTATTACTATTTCTTTTCTTAACACATAGATTCCTTGACGTGACTCAAGCGTTAgtcattttgaaataatttaatttaatgtgacTGGACCCTCACAGAACCCCAAAGATAAACTGCATTCAAAAGAGGGGAGTTATGCGTACGTAAGTGGGGAGTAGAGTTTTACTTTTGCAACACTGCAACAACATGGAAGAAAAACTATTCTTAAGTAGCCTCTTGGAACACTTGACCATGTAGTTGATAAATCACGATGTCTAATTGCCCAATTTAAATTCAATGAACGGAATTAGGTGGATTTAATATGGCCAAACAACTGCATAAACAGCTGAGGCCGATGTGGGGAGTAAGGAACTAGTACGTGGGGAGTTGAAGCAAAGTTTTCTCAACAAAGGTGCAGCACATACAAAAAAACCTAAGTTAAATGTTATCAAGCCTTATTCCTATTTCATTCGTTAACAAATAAAGTCCTTGACGTCACTCAAGCGTTAgccattttcaaataatttaatttaaatatgacTGGACCCTCACAGAACCCCAAAGATAAACTGCATACAAAAGCGGGGAGTTATGCGTACCTAAGTGGGGAGTAGACTTTTACTTTTGCAATACTGATTGAACATTCACTAAACACTATTCTTAAGTCGCATTTTTGGGACCGTTGACCATGAAGTTGCTCAATCATGACGTCTAATGgaccaatttaaatttaagaaacgGAAGTAGGTGGATTTAAAATGTACAGAAATGTACAAACAGATCAAGCGGATGTGGGGAGTATGCACGCTGTTAGTGGGGATTTGGAGCAAAGTTTTTTGACCGAACCTGCAGGACAGGACACTCCCCacaaaatttttttcaatttggtaaATACCTCATTCACATTAATTAACATTGCATTCGTTTAATTTTGTGCATTGTCAACTACATAAACCGCTAAAAAACATTTCACGCATATATGGGCACTTATGCATACATATGTGGGGAGTAATGGcaaacttttttaacaaaactacAGAAAACGTTAACACAATGACTAATATGTGTAAACACATCATTTGTGTTTCATTTTTCCCAACAAATTCCCGTGTATTATCCATTCCAAATGAAGTAATTTGTTTGGATGTACACTTAGTACAAGCAACATTCAAACCTGTGATGGTAAGTGGGGAGTTAGGTGTAACTACTTGTGGAGTGGAGTTCAAATTAATCAGTAATGTACAATGaattaaaagttgttaaataCGTCTACAATATTGAATTCTGTCACACATATGCTGCATACATTAACTGGGGACTAAACCAGTACTATGTGGGGGACTAGTGCTACCTTTTCCTATTTGCATTACAATaactaaaaaacatttcaacCTGCTGTTGTAACCTGACATACAATTGTCATCCATACATTCCACAGTATAAAATTATTGGTAGCTCAACCATATAAATGTACTGACGTGGTTGGTTCTGGTCATCCCACAGTATAAactacatattaaaaaatataaattctaacTTACACTTACACGAATCATAATATTTTGCTTGTCTTCTTCTCTCAACCTCCATTCCCCACATATCTAATCAAGacccacacaaaaaaaaaatttgctaTTTCAGaacaaaaaaagtttatatgaaaaacaacTCGTTGAACAGAAAAAATACTTTGCTCTCCTGGAACAACTTCTCAATCCGTCTTGACTTGAAGTGAACTTTCGGCCACGCCAATATTCGCGGAAATATTAACTGCAATTCTGGGCCACACAATGAAAGTTTTTCTACAGCCCAAATCTACACGAAACAACATGAtacattatttcattttaaacattctacaAATCAAGATAATTTAGTAAATGAAGTTTAGTGTACCTGCAAAACTTGTGCTGCACCACTTAAGCAAAGCTCTCTCTGCCCAAGTGCCAGAAACCCACAACTTAAACttttaactaaaaaactatGAACTGCCTTACCCCAATTGTAATTGGACAGCCCATCTATATGATCTAAAACACTACAAGGTATGTTACTAATTGTTTTTGAATTCCTAGGAAAGTAAAACACagcaaaacaaacaaatatgtaCAAACGACAAACGTTATCAACTTCATTACAATCACTACCTACCAAACCcttaattatttcaataatgGTTTCAACGCTTCAATAACTCAAGCAAAAGAGGGTTACATATCTTTAATGGTTGTTGCATGTCCAAACACCATTTGAATGGTGTACCCTGAATTCTTTCGCGATGCCTATCTAAGATTATCCCATTCATTTGGCCAATCCACTTTGTGTGACAAAAAGTTCTCAATCGAgcctaaaattcaaaatatttcaaaaaattaatacttcatTTAAATGTATACAACAAATTCTTGTCAACCCAGTctacaaattacaaaatataaatacctTCTCATTCAATCCACATTCACCAGCCATAACTTTGTGATGACCAACAACTCCGGCCACTACATTTTCATGGACAAAGGATCTTTCAATAACCTTCAAACTACCTGAACAGAAGATGATATTCAAAGGTTACacataatatttttctcttctttttttggTAATGACCAACAATTATGCTTATTTACTGGAAAAGTTTTATGAGAATAATCAAACTGGCCCACGAATGAGAACTCTGAAGTAACCAAACCAACATTATGGGGATGTAGTCACAAAGCAGAATATATTTCTTACACAACACGGAATACATGACATGGTTGATCAGCCTCACATTTTTAACCCCCCAGTAATGAAACCCTAGAAATCAAATACAAATGACGAAACTACCAAAAATTTAACATTACAGACAACAACAAACGAGGACACACATACGGACTTACAAAAGATGGggtttgttcaaaattttcaagcACCTAAACAGCTATAACAGACACCACCGAACGAAAAAAATGGGTTCTCAAAAATTCAATAACATTCACCCTAACACCACCAAATCACTTTTCCCCCAACAACATCAAGAACAAACATGTACAATACCAACttgtttgaaaaacaaaataaaaaatcacgaaAAGGAGAAAAATTTCATCATCAACCAACACATTAAGCAAATGTGAAATGGGACCAAAAGAAACTTACAATGCAACGGACACGATCACCAAACGGTTGTCGCCGACCAAGCAGCGTCGATTCGGACTTCCAAATAAACTACCCAATCTTAAACCTTCGTCTTCTGGATGGTAGGTACCGTCTTTGGTTACCACTGACAACGAGCCTCCACCACCACCGGCGAAATGGTTGCCGGAATCCTTTTATCTCTTCACCACTAATTCCGGCCGCAAGTTGGTATTTCCACCTTCTCTCTCTTCACTTCTCACTGCGGAACGGACCGGCTTCACTTCCCCcccttttttctcttctctttctctatctAAAGGAcatttaatctcatttttttccCTCTCAGCTGCACGTGCGAACAGAGATTTtcagttattaaaaattaaaaaaactgctGCCACGTAAGCTGTGTCAAAACCTTGTCAAAAAATTTTGTTggaatatcattatcctttattataagaataaaaactaaCTTAAACCTCAAAGTGCTTTGTGCATGTACCATTACAGAAGAGCTATACTACCTACAACACTGAATAGATAGAGAAGAACCACGAGGTAAGGGACTGTTCGACCTTGCAAGGTTAGCTAGTAAAAtgcatttaattaattagcttAAGATATGATATTATTCTGAGCGCAAACGACAGCAAAGTGGTTTCTATAAAGTATATACATTAATAGATATAGTACTCTGATGTCATTTGCCATTGTCCATGAATATAGTGTTTACCaagtttttgtttcaatttatgGTTAATTTAGTGTCTCGGAAGTTTTTaggtattaatatattgtgatAAACATATCAGTATAACCAATATTAGTTGTTTAATTGAAAACGTTAAAGAAGTAAATTATAGtctttgtataatttttttcttttctcaatgtTATTTGCTTCCAAATTAAACCAATAATGGGTTTAATTTTAGTTCAAATTTATAAGCCCTAAAAGCTTTTTAGGAAATTCTTTTAAGGGATTGCTTctccaaatatttattattattccaTGCTCAAGGCATGAACTTGAGATCACTGGTTAAGTCttcaattaattattctaaTCACATATCTAAAACTACATCTCTTGAATTTGAGATTACTAAATATCAAGAATTTGAACACCATataaatgacaaaattaaaaCTGTTCTAACACTAATTAATCTACGTGATTGGTAATATTAAGTAGAAGGGTGAAGTTCCATGACATATGCCAATTCTTTTATTGACTTTGAGGTTATCTTCTAAAATTCAAATCATTGTTTTGAAGTTGACATGGAATCAATGAACAGTTCTAGATTTTTGGCTTCCCCAGAAAGTTGTTCGCTTTGTATATGAATGCTTTTATTTACCTTTTGGTAGGCGGGGGCTATTAGTCAACATAATCCCCAAACTAATTAGATACAAGTACTACAACATCAATTGtgagttcttcaaataaatgatCTACACAATTAGTTTATATTCCTCAAATTTGGAGGGTATCCCTTAAAAACTTGGAGTTGACTAAATTGTGCTAGTGAGTAAGAACAAGGGAACATCGCCCATGCCCCTTCATTATTGTTTTCAATTGAATATTAACACtttcttaaatttaacatttCCTCATTAAAGAAGAGCAGTTGGATCTCTCTTATCACGAGGGATGGAGGCTCATAATTTTGGTGTAGCCTCCATTATTATTTAGCCAACACTAAATACCTAAGGAAAGTTGAACccaattatttattaatgatcTATGCATTCTAGCTTTTTCTAAGTAATATTAATGCATTAACAAATGGGAAAATTTGGAATAACGAATTGTGTAGGCGACAATGTAGGGCCATTGTTGACCACGTGGCAGACAGCATCACTAACACCTTTCTTTCAGGGTAGGTCCCAACCCCTTAAGAGCTTCAAGCCTTCAATTACCCCACCATCATGTCACATGGGACCATCTTCGCCACccattttccttttccatttATTACCTTAACcaagattttataattaagtcGGTGAAGTCAAGGGTATGGTAATTGAGCTTAATGCATGCATTACCTACCTTCCTATGTAACACCTTTTTCATTATCATGGACTATTTCACCAGAATTGTATATATATGATAAGATGTAAGAACTCCTTAAAGAAAAGAATGCATGACTGGATCAAATGTCATGTTCTTAGGGGAAGTAAAATATCACAATTGAGTCCATTTTTAAGGGCTGCTCACTACAGTTAACAAGATACCACCTCCAACATGACACCAACTCCTTATCTGCTCTAGctattatatatattcatcttttccaacaacgttaaataaatttttatcatgCACACACTATACAGCACCGTCCCTATTTTCTGGTAACATAGTCGTGGTTTGCCAAATGGCCAGCTTTAGCACCTTAGTATAGAACAACCATGCAATAAAAACACACATTTTCATTTTCCAATGAACCAACTCCGTTTATTGCTGCTCCCTACCTGCATGTATCTATCTATGAACACTGCATCACTGTCACcgtttatacatttaaaaacaaTCAAGTCAAAAACCATTCTCTTTTTTCACACATTTATAACCGTATTCCCATTTAAGGACAAATTATAACATAATTCAAAGTTTTCATGAtgatgataatattataataatggtaataataatgttagtataataagaatgataaaaagtgaaaagaatAGAATATGTAAACTCCAGTTGGTCAACCTAACCTCTGCACCCGCAGCTCCAGTTGGGTCAACTTCTTGAACCTTCGGACCCACCTTCACTGTTCCCATCCTTTTATATATCAAAACGAAACCACCAACGTTAATGTCTCAAACAGAACTGCAATCTCCGTACCCACAACAACAGCCATGGAAGAACCTACATTATTGTTCCCAGACACAGACCTGGATCTCAGTTTTACCAGCACCACCACCGATCGCACCAGCGCCCGAACCAGCCTCGCCCGAACCAGCAGCCTCACACTCAGCTTCAACGATCGTATCTCAACTAGCGGGCCCTCTATCTCAGTCGTAAACCGTCGCCCCCACCGGAGCTCCGACCCCCACTGGTCCGCCATCCAGGCAGCCACCATGCTCTCCTCCGATGGCCGTCTCCACCTCCGCCATCTTAAGCTGCTCCGCCACCTCGGCTCCGGCAACCTCGGCCGCGTCTTCCTCTGCCGCCTGCGCGACTACGACGGCGCCAACTTCGCCCTCAAAGTCGTCGACAAAGACCTCCTCACCCCCAAAAAACTCTCCCACGCGGAAACCGAGGCCGAAATCCTCCAAGCACTCGACCATCCCTTCCTCCCCACGCTCTACGCCCGCATCGACGTCTCCCACTACACGTGCCTGCTCATCGACTACTGCCCCGCCGGCGACCTCCACTCCCTCCTCCGCAAACAGCCACAGCACCGCCTTCCCCTCTCGGTAGCGCGTTTCTTCGCCGCCGAGGTCCTCGTCGCCCTCGAGTATCTCCACGCGCTCGGAATCGTCTACCGCGACCTCAAACCGGAGAACGTTCTCCTGCGCGAAGACGGCCATGTCATGCTCTCGGATTTCGATCTCTGCTTCAAATCCGACGTGGCACCCAGTCTCACACTCCGGACCCACAACAAACCTCCTCGCGTGGACCCCACCAACGGTTGTTTCAGTTGTAACCGTCTCCCCTCCAGACAACACCACCAAACGTTCCTTGCGGAGTTCATTGCGGAACCCGTGGCGGCATTTTCACGGTCGTGCGTCGGGACGCACGAGTACCTCGCCCCTGAGCTCGTTTCGGGTAACGGTCACGGTAACGGCGTGGACTGGTGGGCTTTTGGAGTTTTCGTCTACGAGTTGCTG carries:
- the LOC114195536 gene encoding serine/threonine-protein kinase WAG1 yields the protein MEEPTLLFPDTDLDLSFTSTTTDRTSARTSLARTSSLTLSFNDRISTSGPSISVVNRRPHRSSDPHWSAIQAATMLSSDGRLHLRHLKLLRHLGSGNLGRVFLCRLRDYDGANFALKVVDKDLLTPKKLSHAETEAEILQALDHPFLPTLYARIDVSHYTCLLIDYCPAGDLHSLLRKQPQHRLPLSVARFFAAEVLVALEYLHALGIVYRDLKPENVLLREDGHVMLSDFDLCFKSDVAPSLTLRTHNKPPRVDPTNGCFSCNRLPSRQHHQTFLAEFIAEPVAAFSRSCVGTHEYLAPELVSGNGHGNGVDWWAFGVFVYELLYGTTPFKGCNKETTLRNIASCKDVRFVQLSEGEEPGMAEARDLIEKLLVKDPRRRLGCAKGATDVKRHPFFDGIKWPLIRTYRPPEVKGLVRRNRSHVSGHVSCRRKRWSWKKLSHVLRKCNLISNYSNNNNNYYHYVDSYKVN